A genomic stretch from Malus domestica chromosome 15, GDT2T_hap1 includes:
- the LOC139191946 gene encoding uncharacterized protein, protein MVSNIPWIILGDFNVTRFTNKVVGGVQGIYSAMNEFDLFLNNANLVDLVLTGVQLTWCNKRDNGSIAKKLDRVIVRRVPFKFFNFLADRENFLSIVHDAWHSSVRDVTIKAKETKHVLDCCQRDLDANKARVQWLKSGDRNSSYLFKVMTKRTSINNIVSISRSDGTIAKSDCDIKNEATTFFKSLLGQSIEGNHHRLQVLNNLIKNPLSCEMVNPLCCEVTRDEIKDVCFSMNPNKAPGPDGFNGMFF, encoded by the exons ATGGTTTCTAATATTCCTTGGATTATTTTGGGAGACTTTAACGTGACTCGGTTTACAAATAAGGTTGTGGGGGGAGTGCAAGGGATATATTCTGCTATGAACGAGTTTGACTTGTTCCTCAATAATGCCAATCTTGTTGATCTTGTTTTAACTGGTGTTCAGCTCACTTGGTGCAATAAGAGAGACAATGGGAGCATTGCTAAAAAGCTCGATAGAGTTATT GTTCGACGTGTTCCTTTCAAGTTTTTCAACTTCCTTGCTGACCGGGAGAACTTCCTCAGCATTGTTCATGATGCATGGCACTCTAGTGTTCGTG ATGTTACCATTAAGGCTAAAGAGACCAAGCATGTTTTGGATTGCTGCCAGCGTGATCTTGATGCTAAT AAAGCTCGTGTACAATGGCTTAAATCTGGGGACAGAAACTCGTCCTACCTCTTCAAGGTCATGACTAAGAGGACGAGCATAAACAATATTGTTTCTATTTCAAGAAGTGACGGTACCATTGCTAAAAGTGACTGCGACATAAAAAATGAAGCAACCACCTTTTTTAAATCCTTGTTGGGTCAGTCCATTGAGGGTAATCACCATCGGTTACAGGTTCTCAATAATCTTATCAAGAATCCTCTCTCTTGTGAAATGGTGAATCCCTTATGTTGTGAGGTTACTAGAGATGAAATAAAAGATGTGTGCTTCTCTATGAATCCCAACAAGGCTCCTGGTCCTGATGGTTTTAATGGAATGTTTTTTTAG